From Salinicoccus roseus, one genomic window encodes:
- a CDS encoding DUF5780 domain-containing protein: MKNVMLGLIVFLLLGIFVFLGMIYVNQTEEPSEEVVADSKEQVTSEEAIEEKSEEDKEPTEEEREKVEESKRQDKSVEEEEPEEETETSAAKNKQTASPGDMTAEKLEEELMNQELVVEDVDYIIQDSEYKNLYPDMLSAIIRNNSNVDIKNMTYGFVAWDKNGLPVRLKGDIDFSDGSYFHGGTGEAINVAPGEVHGRDYGFGIDSDIDNIHTLKAIAVSYEGFNGESWENPYLNDFLDIYEGKRLADIEGHEEFIYNRDGSTSTVKPEETEVANSTESHGEHGPAAEAFINEYLNDLQLAYTEDDFSYVENYLEAGSGIYNTLRNNVQNQNFPNMQIWAVEVTEYSEEGNQIYMEVSSERTHDNLEGTHVFVTGYDLVFQPENDTFIIKNFTDL; encoded by the coding sequence ATGAAAAATGTAATGCTTGGATTAATTGTCTTCCTGCTCCTTGGCATTTTCGTGTTCCTTGGGATGATCTACGTAAACCAGACAGAAGAGCCGTCGGAAGAAGTAGTTGCCGACTCGAAAGAGCAAGTGACCAGTGAAGAAGCCATAGAAGAAAAGAGTGAGGAAGACAAGGAGCCAACAGAAGAAGAAAGAGAAAAAGTTGAGGAGAGCAAAAGACAGGATAAATCAGTTGAAGAGGAGGAGCCTGAGGAAGAAACGGAAACATCTGCTGCAAAGAATAAGCAGACCGCTTCTCCGGGGGATATGACTGCAGAAAAGCTCGAAGAAGAACTCATGAATCAGGAACTGGTTGTAGAAGATGTGGATTATATCATCCAGGATTCAGAATATAAAAATCTTTATCCTGACATGCTTTCAGCGATCATCAGGAATAATTCAAATGTAGATATAAAAAATATGACTTATGGATTTGTTGCATGGGACAAGAACGGTCTACCTGTACGCCTGAAGGGAGATATAGATTTCTCGGATGGTTCATACTTCCATGGGGGCACTGGCGAAGCGATAAACGTTGCCCCTGGTGAAGTACATGGAAGGGATTATGGTTTCGGCATAGATTCTGACATTGATAATATCCATACCTTAAAAGCGATTGCCGTCAGCTATGAAGGTTTCAATGGAGAGTCATGGGAGAACCCTTATCTGAATGACTTTCTAGATATATATGAGGGAAAAAGATTGGCGGATATAGAGGGGCATGAAGAGTTCATATACAATAGAGATGGATCAACATCCACCGTGAAGCCAGAAGAAACCGAAGTGGCAAATTCAACTGAAAGTCATGGTGAACACGGTCCGGCAGCTGAAGCATTCATTAATGAATATTTGAATGACTTGCAGTTGGCATATACAGAGGACGATTTCTCGTATGTTGAAAATTATCTGGAAGCAGGAAGCGGCATATATAATACGTTGAGGAACAATGTTCAGAATCAGAATTTCCCGAACATGCAAATATGGGCGGTTGAAGTGACTGAGTACAGCGAAGAAGGTAATCAGATCTATATGGAAGTTTCTTCTGAAAGAACACATGATAATCTTGAGGGCACTCATGTATTTGTTACGGGATATGATCTGGTCTTTCAGCCTGAGAATGATACTTTCATAATCAAAAACTTTACTGATTTATAG
- a CDS encoding GlsB/YeaQ/YmgE family stress response membrane protein — translation MGWIITLIVGGIIGWLAGLILGKDVPFGIIGNIIAGLVGAAIANALGLSFGPELGGVSIIGGLLGAIILILIVSFIMKALGGNKRA, via the coding sequence ATGGGTTGGATTATTACATTAATCGTAGGCGGCATCATCGGATGGCTCGCCGGTCTTATTCTCGGAAAAGATGTACCATTCGGTATCATCGGTAACATCATTGCAGGACTTGTCGGTGCTGCAATTGCAAATGCACTTGGACTGAGCTTTGGTCCGGAACTCGGCGGCGTCAGCATCATTGGTGGACTGTTAGGTGCCATCATCCTGATTCTGATCGTATCCTTCATCATGAAGGCGCTTGGCGGAAACAAAAGAGCATAG
- a CDS encoding helix-turn-helix transcriptional regulator: MPATNKIREIRKEKRISQVKMAEDLQVTRQTINAIEKHKYNPSLELSLKIIKYFNMPIEAVFTLEEDDR; encoded by the coding sequence ATGCCGGCAACCAATAAGATAAGAGAAATTCGTAAGGAAAAGAGGATTTCGCAAGTTAAAATGGCTGAAGATCTACAGGTCACGCGTCAGACAATCAATGCGATTGAAAAGCATAAATATAATCCCAGCCTTGAGCTGTCTCTTAAGATCATCAAATATTTTAATATGCCTATTGAAGCAGTGTTCACCTTAGAGGAGGATGACAGATGA
- a CDS encoding phosphotransferase family protein — translation MHTIRNSFPHLAIHHIEKLDKGWSDDDKYILHVDDEKYLLRLSNLDQKNFKIREYELIRKCYEAGLPVQKPFEHGEADSYYYLLLQWVEGQEATIRLPELPEPEQYRLGVEAGRNLWKLHQLDVHQPEESWESKMNRKIDRKISMYKACDYKFEKGHLFLEYIEAHRHLLHNRIQVLHHGDYHVGNMIIDADYSLHIIDFNRHDVGEPWEEFNRIVWSAQASPAFASGQISGYFSDEVPEAFWRLLLLYISANMLSSLPWGVPFGQTQIEIFMEQADEILDWYDDLRTVIPSWYRSFS, via the coding sequence ATGCATACAATCAGGAATTCATTCCCGCACCTCGCCATCCATCATATTGAGAAACTGGATAAAGGCTGGTCGGACGACGACAAGTACATCCTCCATGTTGACGATGAAAAGTACCTGCTCCGCCTCAGCAATCTGGATCAAAAGAATTTCAAGATCCGCGAATATGAGCTGATCCGGAAATGCTATGAAGCCGGACTCCCTGTGCAGAAGCCGTTTGAACATGGGGAAGCAGACAGCTATTACTATCTCCTGCTCCAATGGGTTGAGGGTCAGGAGGCGACAATCAGATTGCCTGAACTGCCCGAACCGGAACAGTACAGGTTGGGTGTTGAAGCGGGGAGGAATCTATGGAAGCTTCATCAGCTGGACGTGCACCAGCCTGAAGAATCCTGGGAGTCGAAGATGAACAGGAAAATTGATCGGAAAATCAGTATGTACAAAGCGTGCGACTATAAATTTGAAAAAGGCCACCTGTTCCTTGAATATATAGAAGCACATCGTCATCTCCTCCACAATCGCATACAAGTGCTCCATCACGGAGACTACCATGTCGGCAACATGATCATCGATGCTGATTATAGTCTCCACATCATAGATTTCAACCGGCATGATGTCGGCGAGCCATGGGAGGAATTCAACCGGATCGTCTGGAGTGCCCAGGCAAGTCCAGCTTTCGCCTCGGGACAGATAAGTGGTTATTTCAGTGATGAAGTTCCCGAAGCTTTCTGGCGGCTGCTCCTCCTCTATATCAGTGCGAATATGCTGTCATCCCTGCCATGGGGCGTTCCATTCGGACAGACACAGATCGAAATATTCATGGAACAGGCTGATGAAATCTTGGACTGGTACGATGATTTGCGGACAGTCATCCCTTCCTGGTATCGCAGTTTTTCGTAA
- a CDS encoding YsnF/AvaK domain-containing protein, translated as MGRIETFDNNSDLLGRIEHLKLNGVDEARMLVISKENLDETLLRHLDVRRISTEVDTWDRIVAWLADEIPGDEVIGSMPLTPAEQKRYTEEIEAGRLLLHIEDSGRIGDQPMSEKESRRVERRQGASVDEYDYNTTRGDINRMEDFDKDEDLVSRASEGRVESPDRERRMDDEDEERMTLREERLNVDKENVQVGEVGVDKHVTTRLEEFDVPVDREEVTVERRPVDGNPTLDVYSRDDAGDDENVMRIPLTEERVKIIKETVVTEEIVIRKNIVTDNQHIAEELRKEEVDISEHNNTRENFDDHRR; from the coding sequence ATGGGAAGAATTGAAACGTTCGACAATAACAGCGATCTGCTCGGCAGGATCGAACACCTCAAGCTGAATGGTGTCGATGAGGCCCGGATGCTGGTGATATCAAAGGAGAATCTTGATGAGACGCTGCTCAGGCACCTCGACGTCAGGCGCATCAGTACCGAAGTCGACACGTGGGACCGGATCGTCGCGTGGCTGGCAGACGAGATTCCTGGCGATGAGGTCATCGGCAGCATGCCGCTCACGCCGGCTGAACAGAAGCGGTATACGGAAGAGATTGAAGCGGGCAGACTTCTGCTCCATATTGAAGACAGTGGAAGGATAGGTGATCAGCCAATGAGTGAAAAGGAATCCAGAAGGGTTGAACGCAGACAGGGTGCATCAGTCGACGAATACGACTACAATACGACCCGCGGTGACATCAACAGGATGGAAGATTTCGATAAGGATGAGGACTTGGTTTCCCGTGCATCCGAGGGCAGGGTGGAAAGCCCGGACCGGGAAAGGCGCATGGATGATGAAGACGAGGAGCGGATGACACTCCGTGAGGAGCGCCTCAATGTCGACAAGGAAAATGTCCAGGTGGGCGAAGTCGGCGTCGACAAGCATGTGACGACACGGCTTGAAGAGTTCGACGTCCCAGTCGACCGCGAGGAAGTGACGGTGGAGCGCCGTCCGGTGGACGGCAATCCGACGCTCGATGTCTACAGCAGGGATGATGCGGGCGACGATGAGAATGTCATGCGCATCCCGCTCACGGAGGAACGCGTGAAAATCATCAAGGAGACGGTCGTCACTGAGGAGATCGTCATCCGCAAGAATATCGTCACGGACAACCAGCATATCGCTGAAGAACTCCGCAAGGAGGAAGTCGACATCTCGGAACACAACAATACGCGGGAAAACTTCGATGACCATAGGAGATAG
- a CDS encoding copper homeostasis protein CutC: MIIEGIATNIQDVHDLNRFGADRIELCSGMEQDGLTPAMALVKEAVEASSIPINVMIRPHDLSFRYTDREVMQMEDQIREVGSYGANGIVIGALAEDGRIDANALESFISICGEMDITFHKAFDALDDQVEGLKMLLKYPEVKTILTSGGPGGVTDNFGKLQKLMKKTEGTHITIMPGGGLNTDNVTEMVEKLKPESLHFGTGIRSFKSYEAGISGEKLAFIRSAGRNRR; the protein is encoded by the coding sequence ATGATTATAGAAGGCATCGCGACCAACATACAGGATGTGCATGACCTGAACCGGTTCGGCGCAGACAGGATTGAACTCTGTAGCGGTATGGAACAGGATGGACTTACCCCGGCAATGGCTCTGGTGAAGGAAGCGGTCGAAGCTTCCAGTATTCCGATTAATGTCATGATCCGGCCCCATGATCTATCATTCCGTTATACTGATCGGGAAGTCATGCAGATGGAAGATCAGATAAGGGAAGTGGGAAGCTATGGTGCAAACGGCATCGTCATCGGAGCACTGGCAGAAGATGGACGTATCGACGCCAACGCTTTGGAGAGTTTCATTTCGATCTGTGGGGAGATGGATATCACCTTCCACAAGGCATTCGATGCATTGGATGATCAAGTTGAAGGCCTAAAGATGCTCCTCAAATATCCGGAGGTGAAAACCATCCTCACTTCAGGCGGCCCCGGTGGTGTCACTGATAATTTCGGGAAGTTGCAGAAACTGATGAAGAAAACAGAAGGTACTCATATTACAATCATGCCGGGTGGCGGGCTCAATACAGACAATGTCACTGAAATGGTTGAGAAGTTGAAACCGGAGAGTCTCCATTTCGGTACGGGTATCAGAAGTTTCAAATCCTATGAGGCGGGGATTTCCGGGGAGAAGCTTGCGTTCATCAGAAGTGCCGGGAGGAACAGGAGGTAA
- a CDS encoding glycosyltransferase, whose product MFLLNSVDVNRGGLTHASLRQASTFADAGYETELLTFRYDPRFPVICKKLVRMGKVSKNVHIRNLFHERALYRPTDKVSRKRVKVDISEYEKDYRVSKRPKHNAYRLYRDDAYMKYISLREDDTLDFIDYFDAHERREKREYYDYYGQMTRLQHFTPEENKVAEEIFYNREGKVILTMRHDPETDKITQVKNFGEDDRVLSETDGDQTPYRKDWLDQVIAESDRDTVVISDTRPTDELVVLLDDKKVKGLIRPHSNHLRNPDDPASELNRRNKYAVESVKDVDGLVVLTEKQRQDIVERFGHPEKVFVVPNYYDPSPPKITGMRTFIINLQQRTRKIERDMKKVVIVSRFSSIKSIDHTIKAFKEVVAAVPEATLEIWGQGDKKQEYKDLIKKLGLEDSVKVKGYTQRPENVYRSGALSVVTSKAEGFSLSVMESMVNETPVVSYDIRYGPSDMIEDGENGYLIRKGDTDALAKRMIHMLQHPEETREMGIAAGRTMRTQFGIDSYQNKWFSLVDHLLGNDESRGAEE is encoded by the coding sequence TTGTTTTTACTCAATTCCGTGGATGTGAACCGGGGCGGGCTCACGCACGCGTCCTTGCGGCAGGCGAGCACTTTCGCCGATGCCGGTTATGAGACCGAACTGCTGACTTTCAGATATGACCCGCGGTTCCCGGTCATCTGCAAAAAGCTCGTGCGCATGGGCAAGGTCAGCAAAAATGTGCACATCCGGAACCTGTTCCATGAGCGTGCACTGTACAGGCCGACGGACAAGGTAAGCCGGAAGCGCGTCAAGGTCGACATCTCGGAATATGAAAAGGACTACAGGGTGTCGAAGCGTCCGAAGCATAATGCCTACAGGCTGTACAGGGACGACGCGTATATGAAGTACATCTCCCTGAGGGAGGATGACACGCTTGATTTCATCGACTACTTTGATGCGCATGAACGGCGCGAGAAAAGGGAGTACTACGACTACTACGGCCAGATGACGCGGCTCCAGCACTTCACCCCCGAAGAGAACAAGGTGGCGGAGGAGATCTTCTACAACCGGGAGGGGAAGGTGATCCTCACTATGCGCCATGACCCGGAGACGGACAAGATCACCCAGGTCAAGAATTTCGGGGAGGACGACAGGGTGCTCTCCGAAACCGACGGGGACCAGACGCCGTACAGGAAGGACTGGCTGGATCAGGTCATCGCTGAATCGGACCGTGATACAGTGGTCATCTCGGATACACGGCCGACGGATGAACTCGTGGTGCTGCTCGATGACAAGAAGGTGAAGGGCCTCATCCGCCCCCACAGCAACCACCTGCGCAATCCGGATGATCCAGCATCGGAACTCAACCGCCGCAACAAGTATGCCGTCGAGAGCGTCAAGGACGTCGACGGCCTCGTCGTCCTGACGGAGAAGCAGCGCCAGGACATCGTCGAGCGCTTCGGGCATCCCGAGAAGGTGTTCGTCGTACCGAACTACTATGATCCGAGCCCGCCGAAGATCACCGGCATGCGCACTTTCATCATCAATCTGCAGCAGCGCACCCGGAAGATCGAACGGGATATGAAGAAGGTCGTCATCGTCTCCCGCTTCTCCAGCATCAAGAGCATCGACCATACCATCAAGGCATTCAAGGAAGTGGTGGCGGCCGTGCCGGAGGCGACCCTCGAAATCTGGGGGCAGGGCGATAAGAAGCAGGAGTACAAGGACCTGATCAAAAAGCTCGGCCTTGAAGACAGCGTAAAGGTGAAGGGCTACACCCAGCGGCCGGAGAACGTCTACCGTTCCGGTGCGCTGTCCGTCGTCACGTCGAAGGCGGAAGGCTTCTCGCTCTCCGTCATGGAAAGCATGGTCAATGAGACGCCGGTCGTCAGCTATGACATCCGTTACGGCCCGTCGGATATGATCGAAGATGGGGAGAACGGATACCTGATCAGAAAAGGCGATACGGACGCACTTGCCAAAAGGATGATCCATATGCTCCAGCATCCTGAAGAGACAAGGGAGATGGGCATCGCCGCAGGCAGGACGATGCGGACGCAGTTCGGCATCGACAGCTATCAGAATAAATGGTTCTCCCTGGTGGACCACCTGTTGGGGAACGATGAAAGTAGAGGTGCAGAGGAATAG
- a CDS encoding bifunctional glycosyltransferase/CDP-glycerol:glycerophosphate glycerophosphotransferase, whose product MISIIIPAEKNENYIDRALESVVDQTYADFEALILHSDTDALKRAVGQKFIEDARFRFIETPKDITAGAARNIGLEAVAGEYVYFLDSDDYISSDALQMLIENMDGHPVVRGRMRRTELDSSEIESAAEQRRTTIFHRNRYNLVRNHSALHFLIKKDLIDRLDLEFAEAEQTYSDLMFVIPMLEAVEVVPFVYEALYFRRRRNDPITHPSLRQMPIEQRMHDMFAIYNRLKQSRLSFEAETLLDTLLLNFYRKHLIVKFKNKDEIDVHFEGLQETIRKVNPSVLKTKDKVLQLDVRTIQSRSRRTFKRLSRVRDILRDAKRGFTKRNGRKEFIYKYSYMKKPLMDDLVIFESFQGKSYSDSPKYIYQQMLKSRSGYNHVWVLNKKQKLPGDPVTVKRFSLKYYYYMARAKYIVSNVRMPNSYIKREGQKYLQTWHGTPLKRLAGDMDDVHMPGTNAAKYKKNFSKETDKWDYLIAPNAYSSAIFKRAFWFTNTMLETGYPRNDILMTDDNPVIIQDIKEKLGLPKDKKVILYAPTWRDDEYYKVGKYKFSMQLDLERLKEKFGDEYIILLRMHYVVASKMNLTGLEGFAYDVSKYDDVSELYLASDMLITDYSSVFFDYANLRRPVLFFTYDIEKYGEQLRGFYIDMETELPGPLLMTNDAVVDAIENIGEIEEEYQERYDAFYDRFCSWDDGRASEKVVEAVFEE is encoded by the coding sequence ATGATTTCCATCATTATACCTGCAGAAAAGAACGAGAATTATATAGACAGGGCACTGGAATCGGTGGTGGATCAGACATATGCGGATTTTGAAGCGCTGATCCTCCATTCGGATACGGATGCACTGAAGCGGGCAGTCGGACAGAAGTTCATTGAAGACGCGCGGTTCCGCTTCATCGAAACACCGAAAGACATTACGGCAGGCGCCGCCCGCAACATCGGACTTGAAGCGGTGGCTGGCGAATATGTATATTTCCTGGACAGCGATGACTACATCTCGAGTGATGCGCTGCAGATGCTCATCGAAAATATGGACGGGCATCCGGTCGTCCGCGGCAGGATGCGCAGGACTGAGCTCGATTCGAGCGAGATCGAGAGTGCGGCCGAACAGCGGCGGACCACCATCTTTCACCGGAACAGATATAATCTGGTGCGGAATCATTCGGCACTCCACTTCCTCATCAAAAAAGACTTGATCGACCGGTTGGACCTGGAGTTCGCCGAGGCGGAGCAGACATATTCCGACCTGATGTTCGTCATCCCGATGCTTGAAGCGGTCGAAGTGGTGCCGTTCGTCTATGAGGCACTTTATTTTCGGAGGAGAAGGAACGATCCGATCACCCATCCGTCACTCCGCCAGATGCCCATCGAACAGCGCATGCATGACATGTTCGCCATCTACAACCGCCTCAAGCAGTCCCGCCTCAGTTTCGAAGCGGAGACACTGCTTGATACGCTGCTGCTGAACTTCTACCGGAAGCATCTGATCGTGAAGTTCAAGAATAAGGATGAGATCGATGTGCATTTCGAAGGGCTGCAGGAGACGATCCGGAAGGTCAATCCATCTGTGCTGAAGACGAAGGACAAGGTGCTGCAGCTTGATGTGCGGACCATCCAGTCGCGAAGCAGGCGGACATTCAAGAGGCTGAGCCGGGTCCGGGATATCCTCCGGGATGCTAAGAGGGGCTTCACGAAACGGAACGGCCGCAAGGAATTCATCTATAAATATTCATATATGAAGAAGCCGCTGATGGATGACCTCGTCATCTTCGAGAGTTTCCAGGGCAAATCCTATTCCGACAGCCCGAAGTATATATACCAGCAGATGCTCAAGAGCCGGAGTGGCTACAATCATGTCTGGGTGCTGAACAAGAAGCAGAAGCTCCCCGGCGATCCGGTGACCGTGAAGCGCTTCTCGCTGAAATACTACTATTATATGGCGCGTGCAAAGTATATCGTCAGCAACGTCAGGATGCCGAACAGCTACATCAAGAGGGAAGGGCAGAAATATCTCCAGACGTGGCACGGTACGCCGCTCAAGCGGCTCGCAGGGGATATGGATGATGTACATATGCCCGGGACGAATGCCGCAAAGTATAAGAAGAACTTCAGCAAGGAGACCGACAAGTGGGACTACCTCATCGCACCGAATGCGTACTCGTCCGCCATATTCAAGCGGGCATTCTGGTTCACCAACACCATGCTCGAGACCGGATATCCGAGGAACGATATCCTGATGACCGACGACAACCCCGTCATCATCCAGGACATCAAGGAGAAGCTCGGCCTGCCGAAAGATAAGAAGGTCATCCTCTATGCGCCGACGTGGCGGGATGATGAATACTACAAAGTCGGCAAATACAAGTTCTCGATGCAGCTGGATCTGGAGCGGCTGAAGGAGAAGTTCGGCGACGAATATATCATCCTCCTCAGGATGCACTATGTCGTTGCATCCAAGATGAACCTCACCGGCCTGGAAGGCTTCGCATATGATGTCTCCAAATACGATGACGTCAGCGAACTCTATCTCGCCTCAGATATGCTCATCACAGACTATTCATCCGTCTTCTTCGACTATGCCAACCTCAGGCGTCCGGTGCTCTTCTTTACGTATGACATCGAAAAGTACGGAGAACAGCTGCGCGGATTCTATATCGATATGGAGACCGAGCTCCCTGGGCCGCTGCTGATGACGAATGACGCAGTCGTCGATGCGATAGAAAACATCGGCGAGATCGAGGAAGAATATCAGGAAAGATACGACGCATTCTACGACCGCTTCTGCAGCTGGGATGACGGCAGGGCATCAGAAAAGGTCGTGGAAGCGGTGTTTGAGGAATAA